One genomic window of Haloarchaeobius salinus includes the following:
- a CDS encoding NTP transferase domain-containing protein: MCGGEGSRFEGDVEKPLFPVDGVPMVDRVCDALGASRVDEVYAAVSPNAPSTRTRLAERPDVTAIETPGEGYVADLGVAIEATGGGPVLTVAADLPLLAAGPVDRALDAALSADGTVRSLSVVVPVALKEQLGVSVDTEMDGLAPTGLNVVGPEAEDETHVNFDARLAVNVNRAGDAAVAEALAGEVDSRES, translated from the coding sequence ATGTGTGGCGGCGAGGGCAGCCGGTTCGAGGGCGACGTGGAGAAACCCCTGTTCCCAGTCGACGGCGTCCCGATGGTCGACCGCGTCTGCGACGCGCTCGGGGCCAGCCGGGTCGACGAGGTGTACGCCGCGGTGTCGCCGAACGCACCCAGTACTCGAACGCGGCTCGCGGAACGGCCCGACGTGACAGCCATCGAGACACCGGGCGAGGGCTACGTCGCGGACCTCGGCGTGGCCATCGAGGCGACCGGCGGCGGACCCGTCCTGACCGTCGCCGCCGACCTGCCGCTGCTCGCGGCAGGGCCGGTCGACCGGGCGCTCGACGCGGCGCTGTCGGCCGACGGCACGGTACGGAGCCTGAGTGTGGTCGTCCCCGTCGCGCTGAAGGAGCAACTCGGCGTCAGCGTCGACACCGAGATGGACGGGCTCGCACCCACGGGACTCAACGTGGTCGGCCCCGAAGCCGAGGACGAGACGCACGTGAACTTCGATGCCAGACTCGCCGTGAACGTGAACAGGGCGGGCGACGCGGCCGTCGCCGAGGCGCTCGCCGGGGAGGTGGACAGCCGTGAGTCGTGA
- the cobS gene encoding adenosylcobinamide-GDP ribazoletransferase: protein MALSALRGAVGFLTRLPVGHDEHAWTAFTAAPVAAVPVGYVVGACLALPFVAAGTAPATVVAFAYLVATYGLTGITHLDGVADCGDAAVVHGDPERRREVLKDTTTGVGAVVAVAVVVAGLALGAVAVAGLDVGESVAVVVASEVGAKAAMAAVASVADPPHEGLGSALADGSGVVALVAAVAVALPISGVGWWAGGDLPGLLAGGAPVAAALVVAAVAVGWARSRLGGVSGDVFGATNELARVVGLHVGVIAWTLS, encoded by the coding sequence GTGGCTCTGAGCGCGCTCCGGGGTGCGGTCGGCTTCCTCACGCGGCTCCCGGTCGGCCACGACGAGCACGCGTGGACCGCCTTCACGGCCGCGCCCGTCGCGGCCGTCCCGGTCGGGTACGTCGTCGGTGCGTGCCTCGCGCTGCCGTTCGTCGCGGCCGGGACAGCGCCGGCCACCGTCGTCGCGTTCGCCTACCTCGTCGCCACCTACGGGCTCACCGGCATCACCCACCTCGACGGCGTCGCGGACTGCGGCGACGCGGCGGTCGTCCACGGCGACCCCGAGCGCCGCCGTGAGGTGCTGAAGGACACGACGACGGGTGTCGGCGCGGTCGTGGCGGTCGCAGTCGTCGTCGCCGGGCTCGCGCTCGGTGCCGTCGCGGTCGCCGGGCTCGATGTCGGGGAATCGGTCGCCGTCGTCGTCGCCAGCGAGGTCGGTGCGAAGGCGGCGATGGCGGCGGTCGCGTCGGTCGCGGACCCACCCCACGAGGGGTTGGGGAGCGCGCTCGCCGACGGCTCGGGCGTGGTCGCGCTCGTCGCCGCGGTCGCCGTCGCACTCCCGATATCGGGGGTGGGCTGGTGGGCCGGCGGGGACCTCCCCGGACTCCTCGCTGGCGGTGCACCCGTCGCGGCCGCGCTCGTCGTCGCCGCCGTCGCGGTCGGCTGGGCGCGGAGCCGGCTCGGCGGCGTCTCCGGCGACGTGTTCGGCGCGACGAACGAGCTCGCCCGCGTCGTCGGGCTCCACGTGGGGGTGATCGCGTGGACGCTCTCGTGA
- the cbiB gene encoding adenosylcobinamide-phosphate synthase CbiB, giving the protein MPVTAAAAVVVAVALDVLVGEPPTRLHPVAWFGRLVAPVDREWNRPLLVGVVAAVALPLLAAGVVAGVVRLAAQVDPWAGAVVAGLALAVATSLRMLVAEALHVVELSTEDVDAARESLRSLAGRDASELSPGLLRSAAVESAAENLADGFVAPLGAFAALAPFSLTLAAAGAAWVKAVNTLDSMLGYRSKPVGGPSARLDDVVMWLPARLSALLLAQVAGRPWALLRARQWLPEVPSPNSGWPMGTVAAALEVRLEKPGVYVLNAGASLPSPRSAQRGVLQVASSGVVASILAGVVAWL; this is encoded by the coding sequence GTGCCGGTGACCGCAGCCGCAGCGGTGGTCGTCGCGGTCGCTCTCGACGTCCTCGTCGGTGAACCCCCGACCCGGCTCCACCCGGTCGCGTGGTTCGGTCGACTCGTCGCACCCGTCGACCGGGAGTGGAACCGACCCCTGCTCGTCGGCGTGGTCGCAGCCGTCGCGCTCCCGCTGCTCGCCGCGGGGGTCGTCGCCGGCGTCGTCCGGCTGGCGGCACAGGTCGACCCGTGGGCGGGCGCGGTCGTCGCGGGCCTCGCGCTGGCGGTCGCGACGAGCCTGCGGATGCTCGTCGCGGAGGCACTCCACGTGGTCGAACTCTCGACCGAGGACGTCGACGCGGCACGGGAGTCGCTGCGCTCGCTCGCGGGGCGGGACGCCAGCGAGCTCTCGCCCGGGCTGCTCCGGAGCGCGGCCGTCGAGAGCGCCGCGGAGAACCTCGCGGACGGCTTCGTCGCCCCGCTCGGCGCGTTCGCCGCCCTCGCACCGTTCTCGCTCACGCTGGCGGCGGCGGGCGCGGCGTGGGTCAAGGCGGTGAACACGCTGGACTCGATGCTCGGCTACCGGTCGAAGCCCGTCGGCGGGCCGAGCGCGCGCCTCGACGACGTCGTGATGTGGCTCCCGGCACGACTCTCGGCGCTGCTGCTCGCGCAGGTCGCCGGGCGACCGTGGGCGCTGCTGCGGGCCCGGCAGTGGCTCCCCGAGGTGCCGTCGCCGAACTCCGGCTGGCCGATGGGGACCGTCGCGGCCGCACTGGAGGTCAGACTCGAGAAACCGGGCGTGTACGTGCTCAACGCCGGTGCGTCGCTGCCGTCGCCGCGGTCGGCCCAGCGCGGTGTCTTACAGGTGGCCTCCTCGGGCGTCGTCGCGTCCATCCTCGCGGGGGTGGTGGCGTGGCTCTGA
- a CDS encoding HAD family hydrolase produces the protein MAVSFDLFGTLVERVDAGAGDPAARVAAELATRDVAVPDDWAAAYRERHIDAPEGAEVPLPAHVSAALASRGVDAPGNAARRAVVAAFDPEIRTRDGAVDAVAAAREHGPVALCSNCSVPELVGRTLVRSELSRGDFDAVVSSVGCGWRKPTAAMFETTARQLDVEPADLVHVGDDPRTDGGIEALGGRFVDVTDVPLTELADELGWSG, from the coding sequence GTGGCAGTCTCGTTCGACCTGTTCGGGACGCTGGTCGAGCGCGTCGACGCCGGGGCAGGCGACCCGGCGGCGCGTGTCGCGGCCGAGCTGGCGACCCGCGACGTGGCGGTCCCGGACGACTGGGCGGCGGCCTACCGCGAGAGACACATCGACGCGCCGGAGGGCGCGGAGGTACCGCTCCCGGCGCACGTCTCCGCGGCGCTCGCGAGCCGCGGGGTCGACGCACCGGGCAACGCGGCCCGCCGGGCGGTCGTCGCCGCGTTCGACCCCGAGATACGTACCCGCGACGGCGCGGTCGACGCGGTCGCGGCCGCTCGCGAGCACGGCCCGGTCGCGCTCTGCTCGAACTGTTCGGTGCCGGAGCTCGTCGGCCGCACGCTGGTCCGCTCCGAGCTCTCCAGAGGCGACTTCGATGCGGTCGTGAGCAGCGTCGGCTGTGGCTGGCGCAAGCCCACCGCCGCGATGTTCGAGACGACGGCACGCCAGCTCGACGTCGAGCCCGCCGACCTCGTCCACGTCGGCGACGACCCCCGGACGGACGGCGGAATCGAGGCACTGGGCGGGCGGTTTGTCGACGTGACCGACGTCCCGCTCACCGAGCTCGCCGACGAGCTGGGGTGGTCGGGATGA
- a CDS encoding Rieske (2Fe-2S) protein codes for MTTELTDVETVHDERSWLFTARDPYGEPEEVILVPCEDGVEAWVNRCTHEAQKLDRGMGAAMRDGQIICPKHGSMFDGCSGYCDNGEAAETTLVGVDVTVEDGTVYLDDATYEFSHEGGADDDGDDDDDDMPSSTSHIGL; via the coding sequence ATGACGACGGAGCTCACGGACGTCGAGACGGTCCACGACGAGCGGTCGTGGCTGTTCACCGCGCGGGACCCCTACGGCGAGCCCGAGGAGGTCATCCTCGTGCCCTGCGAGGACGGGGTCGAGGCGTGGGTGAACCGGTGCACGCACGAGGCACAGAAGCTCGACCGGGGGATGGGCGCGGCGATGCGGGACGGCCAGATCATCTGTCCGAAGCACGGATCGATGTTCGACGGCTGTTCGGGCTACTGCGACAACGGCGAGGCGGCGGAGACGACGCTCGTCGGCGTGGACGTGACCGTCGAGGACGGGACGGTGTACCTCGACGATGCGACCTACGAGTTCAGCCACGAGGGCGGCGCGGACGACGACGGCGACGACGATGACGACGACATGCCGAGTTCGACCTCCCACATCGGGCTGTAA
- a CDS encoding double zinc ribbon domain-containing protein — MSKITVRADDELVERLEAREESKSQLVREALRAYLDDGSTEPSGGSSDEPVDTLDGFLAERVTELVDERVEHHMRTRQQDVNVNLRLEGATAGRASVSDEPVATPEHEGVDRSCGQCGEELGEDHVYCPNCGEKASRRVFCDCGDEIRSDWAFCPGCGRRTPAADVLDST; from the coding sequence ATGAGTAAGATTACCGTGCGTGCGGACGACGAGCTGGTCGAGCGCCTGGAGGCGCGCGAGGAGTCGAAGAGCCAGCTCGTCCGGGAGGCGCTCCGGGCGTATCTCGACGACGGGTCCACCGAGCCATCGGGCGGATCGTCCGACGAGCCGGTGGACACGCTGGACGGCTTCCTCGCCGAGCGTGTGACCGAACTCGTCGACGAGCGCGTTGAGCACCACATGCGCACGCGACAGCAGGACGTGAACGTGAACCTCCGACTCGAGGGTGCGACGGCGGGTCGGGCGTCGGTGTCCGACGAGCCGGTGGCGACGCCCGAGCACGAGGGGGTGGACCGGAGTTGCGGCCAGTGCGGCGAGGAGCTCGGTGAGGACCACGTGTACTGCCCGAACTGCGGCGAGAAGGCCTCGCGCCGGGTCTTCTGTGACTGCGGCGACGAGATCAGGTCGGACTGGGCGTTCTGCCCGGGCTGCGGGCGTCGGACGCCGGCGGCGGACGTGTTGGACTCCACGTAG
- a CDS encoding ribbon-helix-helix domain-containing protein: protein MERVTLRIPKQQIEEVEQMVETGEYPNRSEAIRSAVREMLNEQNDRSNEKSQRTWAKV, encoded by the coding sequence ATGGAGCGTGTGACACTGCGAATACCGAAGCAGCAGATCGAGGAGGTAGAACAGATGGTCGAGACGGGCGAGTACCCGAACCGGAGCGAAGCGATCCGGTCGGCAGTCCGTGAGATGCTCAACGAGCAGAACGACCGCTCGAACGAAAAGTCCCAGCGGACCTGGGCCAAGGTGTAA
- the ftsZ gene encoding cell division protein FtsZ has product MQDIVQEALEHEEREQKQQADATGDEFGDPRIVIVGCGGAGNNTVNRLYNIGVDGADTVAINTDKQHLKMIEADTKILVGKSLTNGLGAGGDPSMGERATEMAQGTIKEVLGDADLVFVTAGMGGGTGTGAAPVVSSIAKEQGAIVVGMVSTPFNVERARTVKAEEGLEKLREEADSIIVLDNNRLLDYVPNLPIGKAFSVMDQIIAETVKGISETITQPSLINLDYADMTSIMNQGGVAVMLVGETQDKNKTREVVNDAMNHPLLDVDYRGASGGLVHITGGPDLTLKEAEGIANNITERLEASANVIWGARIQENYKGKVRVMAIMTGVQSAQVLGPSTQKQANKSRQAIDGVDEAEFEAQPGGQPAQNGGNQSLNGGSNSGSTWGDGGQDEIEQNNGLDVIR; this is encoded by the coding sequence ATGCAGGATATCGTCCAAGAAGCCCTCGAACACGAGGAACGAGAGCAGAAACAGCAGGCCGACGCGACGGGTGACGAGTTCGGCGATCCGCGCATCGTCATCGTCGGCTGCGGTGGTGCCGGCAACAACACCGTCAACCGACTGTACAACATCGGTGTCGACGGTGCCGACACGGTCGCCATCAACACCGACAAGCAGCACCTCAAGATGATCGAGGCCGACACGAAGATCCTGGTCGGCAAGTCCCTCACCAACGGGCTCGGCGCGGGCGGCGACCCCTCGATGGGCGAGCGCGCGACCGAGATGGCCCAGGGCACGATCAAGGAGGTGCTCGGCGACGCGGACCTCGTGTTCGTGACCGCCGGCATGGGTGGCGGGACCGGCACCGGTGCCGCGCCCGTCGTCTCCAGTATCGCGAAGGAGCAGGGCGCGATCGTCGTCGGCATGGTGTCGACGCCGTTCAACGTCGAGCGCGCCCGCACGGTGAAGGCCGAGGAGGGCCTGGAGAAGCTCCGCGAGGAGGCCGACTCCATCATCGTGCTGGACAACAACCGGCTGCTCGACTACGTCCCGAACCTGCCCATCGGCAAGGCGTTCTCGGTCATGGACCAGATCATCGCAGAGACCGTCAAGGGCATCTCGGAGACCATCACGCAGCCGAGTCTCATCAACCTGGACTACGCCGACATGACGTCCATCATGAACCAGGGTGGCGTCGCGGTGATGCTCGTCGGCGAGACACAGGACAAGAACAAGACGCGTGAGGTGGTGAACGACGCGATGAACCACCCACTGCTGGACGTGGACTACCGTGGTGCATCCGGTGGACTCGTCCACATCACGGGTGGCCCCGACCTCACGCTGAAGGAGGCCGAGGGCATCGCGAACAACATCACCGAGCGGCTGGAGGCCAGTGCGAACGTCATCTGGGGCGCACGCATCCAGGAGAACTACAAGGGCAAGGTCCGCGTCATGGCCATCATGACCGGCGTCCAGAGCGCGCAGGTGCTCGGCCCGAGCACGCAGAAGCAGGCCAACAAGTCCCGCCAGGCCATCGACGGCGTCGACGAGGCGGAGTTCGAGGCCCAGCCCGGCGGACAGCCCGCCCAGAACGGCGGCAACCAGTCGCTGAACGGCGGCTCGAACTCCGGCAGCACCTGGGGCGACGGCGGCCAGGACGAGATCGAGCAGAACAACGGACTCGACGTCATCCGCTGA
- the ncsA gene encoding tRNA 2-thiolation protein NcsA yields MTECTRCGREAVMHAAYSGAHLCEPHFCESVEKRVRKRVREDDLVPRDATPDDPETWVIGLSGGKDSVVLTHILDETFAEDPRIELLALTIHEGIEGYRDESVDACVELADELSMRHELVTYEEEFGVRMDDVVEDDPENMAACAYCGVFRRDLLERYADEFGADKLLTGHNLDDEAQTAMMNFLEGDVAQMAKHFDASIGGFDGDDARSEQDEFVPRAKPLRDVPEKEVALYCHLRDLPAHITECPHSSEAYRGEIQQLLYGLEENHPGTRHSIMAGYEELAGVLADRYDEDDAGPDLNECEDCGATTTRERCRKCSLLDSLEAV; encoded by the coding sequence ATGACCGAGTGCACCAGGTGCGGCCGGGAGGCCGTCATGCACGCCGCCTACTCCGGCGCGCACCTCTGCGAACCGCACTTCTGCGAGTCCGTCGAGAAGCGGGTGCGAAAGCGCGTCCGCGAGGACGACCTGGTGCCACGCGACGCGACGCCCGACGACCCCGAGACGTGGGTCATCGGGCTCTCCGGCGGGAAGGACAGCGTCGTCCTCACCCACATCCTCGACGAGACGTTCGCCGAGGACCCCCGCATCGAGCTCCTCGCGCTGACCATCCACGAGGGTATCGAGGGCTACCGCGACGAGAGCGTCGACGCCTGCGTCGAACTCGCCGACGAGCTCTCGATGCGCCACGAGCTGGTCACCTACGAAGAGGAGTTCGGCGTCCGCATGGACGACGTGGTCGAGGACGACCCCGAGAACATGGCCGCCTGCGCGTACTGCGGCGTGTTCCGTCGCGACCTGCTCGAACGCTACGCCGACGAGTTCGGCGCGGACAAGCTGCTGACCGGCCACAACCTCGACGACGAGGCCCAGACGGCGATGATGAACTTCCTCGAGGGCGACGTCGCCCAGATGGCCAAGCACTTCGACGCCTCCATCGGCGGCTTCGACGGCGACGACGCCCGGAGCGAGCAGGACGAGTTCGTCCCCCGCGCGAAGCCGCTTCGCGACGTGCCCGAGAAGGAGGTCGCACTCTACTGCCACCTCCGCGACCTCCCGGCGCACATCACCGAGTGCCCGCACTCCAGCGAGGCCTACCGCGGGGAGATCCAGCAGCTGCTGTACGGGCTGGAGGAGAACCACCCCGGTACGCGCCACTCCATCATGGCCGGCTACGAGGAGCTGGCGGGCGTGCTCGCGGATCGGTACGACGAGGACGACGCAGGGCCGGACCTGAACGAGTGCGAGGACTGCGGCGCGACGACGACCAGAGAGCGCTGCCGGAAGTGCTCGCTGCTCGACTCCCTCGAGGCGGTCTGA
- a CDS encoding lysophospholipase — translation MKPRVTNEDGNSDLVFVLGWGNRHEHETVDWLVGQFADAGYRVHALQIPVFPDDFYADYVEPVQSYVGDLDGFRLVGHSTGGLIAAYLDGAETTTYLSPWWDFPPESKGVLFSLVSRLGFDAKFVPSEVDDRSVIGELTTDRQLSDIPSKVSPRFVREASRGHRNRPAVDDDAVVFCSLRDRVVSVRAVGDAADADQIRPYEGGHELFSSRRRDEYVEDVLAAVDDGLAGVDCGLDAV, via the coding sequence ATGAAACCACGAGTCACGAACGAGGACGGGAATTCGGACCTGGTGTTCGTCCTCGGCTGGGGGAACCGCCACGAGCACGAGACCGTCGACTGGCTCGTCGGGCAGTTCGCCGACGCGGGCTACCGGGTCCACGCGCTCCAGATTCCGGTGTTCCCCGACGACTTCTACGCCGACTACGTGGAACCGGTGCAGTCGTACGTCGGCGACCTCGACGGGTTCCGGCTCGTGGGCCACAGCACGGGCGGGCTCATCGCGGCGTACCTCGACGGGGCCGAGACGACGACCTACCTGAGCCCGTGGTGGGACTTCCCGCCGGAGTCGAAGGGCGTACTGTTCTCGCTCGTCTCGAGACTCGGGTTCGACGCGAAGTTCGTCCCCTCGGAGGTGGACGACCGGTCGGTCATCGGCGAACTGACGACCGACCGGCAGCTGTCGGACATCCCGTCGAAGGTCTCGCCCAGATTCGTCCGCGAGGCGAGCCGCGGCCACCGGAACCGGCCCGCCGTCGACGACGACGCCGTCGTCTTCTGCTCGCTCCGGGACCGGGTCGTCAGCGTGCGGGCAGTGGGCGACGCGGCCGACGCCGACCAGATCCGACCCTACGAGGGCGGCCACGAGCTGTTCTCCTCGCGTCGCCGCGACGAGTACGTCGAGGACGTGCTCGCAGCCGTCGACGACGGACTCGCCGGGGTCGACTGCGGCCTCGACGCGGTCTGA
- a CDS encoding lamin tail domain-containing protein has product MHPASRRAVLTAAVASLGGCLSTFDTVEPPGTHPPDAELRLDIERPGENGERVYVHNDGTTDVPMRGYLLEYDDGIVYEFDRLTLEPGSWVAVESTSVLEGMDRSDPPKFVRGANRDDRLCPDGRVTLVGPQGTIVGSTTCPA; this is encoded by the coding sequence ATGCACCCGGCGTCCCGCCGTGCCGTCCTGACCGCCGCCGTCGCGAGCCTCGGCGGCTGTCTCAGCACGTTCGACACCGTCGAGCCCCCCGGCACCCACCCGCCCGACGCCGAGCTCCGGCTCGACATCGAACGCCCCGGCGAGAACGGCGAGCGCGTCTACGTCCACAACGACGGCACCACCGACGTGCCGATGCGCGGCTACCTGCTGGAGTACGACGACGGCATCGTCTACGAGTTCGACCGCCTCACGCTCGAACCCGGGAGCTGGGTCGCCGTCGAGTCCACCAGCGTCCTCGAGGGCATGGACCGCTCAGACCCCCCGAAGTTCGTCCGCGGCGCGAACCGCGACGACCGGCTCTGCCCCGACGGCCGCGTCACCCTCGTCGGCCCGCAGGGCACCATCGTCGGCAGTACGACGTGTCCGGCCTGA
- a CDS encoding DUF4442 domain-containing protein, whose translation MSESWRTRLQRLGFNLWPSYRGTGGRVRYIAEDWQEVRVEIPRNLRTRNYMGTTFGGSIYGACDPIYAMMLIQALPDEYTVWDRAASVAFKRPGTEDLYARFRLSDEELTTIRERLRSEESVDREYEVDVISADGTTHATVEKTVYVGRD comes from the coding sequence ATGAGCGAATCGTGGCGCACCCGACTGCAGCGGCTCGGGTTCAACCTGTGGCCGTCGTATCGGGGGACGGGCGGACGGGTCCGGTACATCGCCGAGGACTGGCAGGAGGTGAGGGTCGAGATCCCGCGGAACCTCCGGACGCGGAACTACATGGGGACGACGTTCGGCGGGAGCATCTACGGGGCGTGTGACCCCATCTACGCGATGATGCTCATCCAGGCGTTGCCGGACGAGTACACGGTGTGGGACAGGGCTGCGTCGGTGGCGTTCAAACGCCCCGGCACCGAGGACCTGTACGCCCGGTTCCGGCTGTCCGACGAGGAACTGACGACGATCCGGGAGCGCCTGCGGAGCGAGGAGAGCGTCGACCGCGAGTACGAGGTCGACGTCATCTCGGCCGACGGGACGACGCACGCGACCGTCGAGAAGACGGTGTACGTCGGGCGGGACTGA
- a CDS encoding histidine kinase N-terminal 7TM domain-containing protein — translation MALQLTPYHLPLVCSLVLSVAVAAFAVRNRDVPGGAPLAVFAAATAVWTAGELGNVSATGTAAKTLWTNVEITASTLVPPAFLLLALEYTGRLDGLDRRLLGALGVEPVVLSLLVWTSGHGLVRRVTGRRLADGGYWIITESLGPAFFAHVAYSYLVIGLGIALIVRTSLLSRGVYLVQGTAFVLGVAVVLVANVAYVSGLTPPGLDPTNMAFAVCSALLLAAIRSQRLLDVSPATRELARDELIATLPDAIVVLNESDQVVDANPAAQEVFDATTPDIVGEPLGAVAPPLADALADGTHMLTLERGDETRHYDLRESGLDRGYGTVTGRVVTLRDVTDRKQTEERYQTLLDRSLDIVTVIDEDGTITYETPSVEEVLGYAQPELVGESALEYVHPDDRGAIVESLTGQLAEPGSEATLEFRFLHADGSWRWLEARARNRTDDPIVDGIIVNSRDVTERKRREQQTDVMRRLLRHNLRNDMTVVEGYADLLSEAAVDSEGDTAPGDGSAADQPIAEYVDAIEERVEKVVERSDKLQRVTTQLRDDERRLVDPTAVIEETVDSVRLSHPEVTVETDLGDLPPVRAGDAFEVAFAELVENSIEHCDGEPGITVTATAEPEDVRVRISDDGPGIPVDELDPLRNREETALEHGSGVGLWLVIWVVRSVRGDLEFDVEDGTTVTLRLPRADAATGVSASDAPTDGARALSTSDE, via the coding sequence ATGGCGCTGCAGCTGACGCCGTACCACCTGCCGCTGGTCTGCTCGCTGGTGCTCTCGGTCGCGGTCGCCGCATTCGCGGTCCGGAACCGGGACGTGCCGGGTGGTGCACCGCTCGCGGTGTTCGCGGCCGCGACGGCGGTCTGGACGGCCGGCGAGCTCGGCAACGTCAGCGCGACGGGGACGGCCGCGAAGACACTGTGGACGAACGTCGAGATCACGGCCTCGACGCTGGTTCCGCCGGCGTTCCTGCTGCTCGCGCTGGAGTACACGGGCCGGCTCGATGGGCTGGACCGTCGACTGCTCGGCGCGCTGGGCGTCGAACCCGTGGTGCTCTCCCTGCTCGTCTGGACGTCGGGCCACGGTCTCGTCAGACGGGTGACCGGCCGTCGGCTCGCCGACGGTGGCTACTGGATCATCACCGAGTCGCTCGGCCCGGCCTTTTTCGCACACGTCGCCTACTCCTACCTCGTCATCGGCCTCGGTATCGCCCTCATCGTGCGGACGTCGCTGCTCTCCCGCGGGGTGTACCTCGTCCAGGGGACTGCGTTCGTCCTCGGGGTCGCCGTCGTCCTCGTGGCGAACGTCGCCTACGTCTCCGGCCTCACCCCGCCGGGGCTCGACCCGACGAACATGGCCTTCGCGGTCTGTAGCGCGCTCCTGCTCGCGGCCATCCGCAGTCAGCGCCTGCTCGACGTGTCGCCGGCGACGCGGGAGCTCGCCCGCGACGAACTCATCGCGACGCTCCCCGACGCCATCGTCGTCCTCAACGAGTCGGACCAGGTGGTCGACGCGAACCCGGCCGCCCAGGAGGTGTTCGACGCGACGACGCCCGACATCGTCGGCGAGCCGCTCGGGGCGGTCGCACCGCCGCTGGCCGATGCCCTCGCGGACGGGACGCACATGCTCACGCTCGAGCGTGGCGACGAGACCAGACACTACGACCTGCGGGAGTCGGGGCTCGACCGGGGCTACGGCACCGTCACCGGCCGTGTCGTCACGCTCCGGGACGTCACCGACCGCAAGCAGACGGAGGAGCGCTACCAGACGCTGCTCGACCGCTCGCTCGACATCGTCACCGTCATCGACGAGGACGGCACCATCACCTACGAGACGCCGTCGGTCGAGGAGGTGCTCGGCTACGCACAGCCCGAACTCGTCGGCGAGTCGGCACTGGAGTACGTCCACCCGGACGACCGCGGGGCCATCGTGGAGTCGCTGACCGGGCAGCTCGCCGAACCGGGCTCCGAGGCGACGCTGGAGTTCCGATTCCTGCACGCCGACGGCTCCTGGCGCTGGCTGGAGGCCCGCGCCCGCAACCGGACCGACGACCCCATCGTCGACGGTATCATCGTCAACTCCCGGGACGTGACCGAGCGCAAGCGTCGCGAGCAGCAGACCGACGTGATGCGCCGGCTGCTTCGGCACAACCTCCGCAACGACATGACCGTCGTCGAGGGCTACGCCGACCTGCTCTCCGAGGCGGCGGTCGACAGCGAGGGGGACACGGCTCCCGGCGACGGCTCAGCCGCCGATCAGCCAATCGCGGAGTACGTCGACGCCATCGAGGAGCGCGTCGAGAAGGTCGTCGAGCGCAGCGACAAGCTCCAGCGTGTCACCACCCAGCTACGGGACGACGAACGCCGACTGGTCGACCCGACCGCGGTCATCGAGGAGACCGTCGACTCCGTCCGGCTCTCACACCCCGAGGTGACCGTCGAGACCGACCTCGGCGACCTCCCGCCGGTGCGGGCCGGAGACGCCTTCGAGGTCGCGTTCGCCGAGCTGGTGGAGAACAGCATCGAGCACTGCGACGGCGAGCCCGGGATCACCGTCACGGCGACGGCCGAGCCCGAAGACGTCCGCGTGCGGATCAGCGACGACGGTCCGGGCATCCCCGTCGACGAGCTCGACCCGCTGCGGAACCGCGAGGAGACGGCGCTCGAGCACGGCAGCGGTGTCGGCCTCTGGCTCGTCATCTGGGTCGTCCGCTCGGTCCGGGGCGACCTCGAGTTCGACGTCGAGGACGGCACGACCGTCACCCTCCGGCTCCCCCGGGCCGACGCGGCGACCGGTGTCAGCGCGTCCGACGCACCAACCGACGGAGCGAGGGCGTTATCCACCTCCGACGAGTAA